aacaaattttcaaaagcTTTGAAAGGAACCTTTCTTACCATATTGAAGCCATATCACTGGTGGGCACTTGCTTATACAAAGTCTCGTAGAAAATCCTCAACGGGTCTCTCTGAGCCAATtcaaaacacataaattcttCCAAAATATCCAAATTCGAACACATTTTTTACAACATTAACACATCAAATTCAAGGGGTAAAATGCAAGCCTACTTCCTCAGGCGGGTCCCTCTTTTGACCTGGTAAATCAAATACTTTCTTTTCCCTTTTCTTAGCATCCCTATCAGTATCACCTGCGTTACCTCCTTTCTTCTCCTCCATCTCCACCTCTTCTTTCTTCGTTTTCTTCTTTATCTCTCCATTCATCCAAAACCCACTAATAATCAAAAACCATAAGCAGTAAACCGAACCAAAAAAAAGGATCAAAGATAGTCCaaaaagattatattttttacCTTCTTATCCGGCTTGTTTGAGGATTTTTTTGAGCTGGgattttcaaaatcttaatcaatttcttattttttcacatttttaacttATTTCTTGATTTTGGGTTCGGATTTTAGCTTGGCATTGCTGCTAGGCGATTTCTTCTTGAGATTGGCAACAGTGGACACAATGCTCTTTTTGAATTCCTCATCTTCTAATTCCTCTTTCTTCACGAGTTTCGAATCTTCTCGAGGCATTTTCAAGaaggagaaatcaaatattCATGAAAATCATCAGTTCAAAGGAAAAAATTCGTTAATTTTTCGGATTTTGAGAAACCCGGAGAGAAAGGAGAACGAAGGGTTTCAAATGTCATTTTACTGAAATCTCTGTGCTCTTGGGCTGCTAAGCGAACAGATTGGGCCTATTCAAGAACAATGGTCTTTTTTTGGGCTACTTATCCATCACCATCgcctaaaaaacaaaaaacaccatattttaaaattaatcgaCTTTATGCTCAAACAAAAAAcaccatattttaaaattaatcgaACGTGTCTGAGTTTTTATAAcataaaagtaaaatatattaggtttttaaaaaatgagaatgtattaatctattaatgttttaatttttttttttttatgtttttaccAACAATGATGATTCATTTCTTTTGAAGGAATTCGAGAATTTTCTAATTCATTTTTTCCTGAAAAATTTTTTAACAGCCCGAAAAATTTAATTGCATAATTAAATGAGTTGTGATACTTACTGTAGTGTCTATTTTTCAACTCACTCGGTTTCGTTGGACGTGCCAAACTTTTGTTTGCACAAATTTTGTGTAAATGGAGGCGTGCTATGTGCGATTGCACCAAATTGATCGACAAATGTAAAAATCTAAGTTCTAAAAGCAAAAGAGATTGTAATTCCATAATTTGATTGGTAGTTATGATGCTCTAAGCTAATATGTACTGGAAAAAACatagaaaaatgaaaataaaagtgGAAATTGCATGAAAATTCCTAAACATGATTTATATACATACAGAATCAAGGGAAATTCAGATAAAcatgaaattcataaaaaaaattcctgAAAAACAAAAAGTAATTGCTTGAAtcctaaataatttaatttactggaaatattaagaaaattactggaaaataaagaaattagACCAATGAAATTGAATGACTAGATATTTACTGTTCGAGCATTTTTTAATGATGGTTGTTGTTTGTCCTTCTGCTAGCAATGTTTGTTatttttcttcctcttcttaTATCTGATTGTGTTGTTAACTCGTGCCTTAATTCTTCACTATCTTCGTCTTCGAATCGTGTAGCTGGCTTCTCCTTCTGTTTGAATAATTCCATATTCTGATTTCAATCACCAACTTTCAGATAATTAAGGGGTTTATAATTTATTGGGCTTGTTATCTTCATCGGCTAATTTTATCCTATTGAGTTTGAGTTCAATATATTGTGCTAAATTTAATTTCTGGTGCAAACAATCCCATATCAAACAAGTCAAATTGTACATATTACAAATTTCTTACGCATGATATAAGCTTCTGAAACAAAGATGAGAACCCCATTATTGATCGAGTGAAAACAAGAAGTCTGTATTTATCAATAAAAGTTATATCAAGTGGTCAAGCAGGAATCTCTTCTATGCCTTTGGGTGTTTTGATATTAACATGAAGCCTGGTATTGTTCTTCACCTCATCCTCTGCTAATTCTTGCGTCTTTTGGATATCTTTAGCCAATTTCTTGACCTTTGCACGCTCGAGATCACTGCCCATCTTCCTCTTGTACATCTCGGAAAATGTTATCGCTTCATAGAGTATCGGTTTGTCCCCATCTCTAATCTTTAAAGGGTAAACAGTGGCGTCTGGTGCTGTATTCTGAAATGTTGCTATCGATAATCTGCTGAAGTTTGAGTTCACTACTGCTTGGTGATCCGCATTCTTGAACCTCCCATTACTTAGATACTGCTTGATCAGGACGAAGATCAACACTAATTCCCCTCTTAAATCAATTTCTTTAAAAACTTTTCAAGAAAAATGGGTAATTACATACACCATGTCGTGAAATTCCGAGATCGTTAAAAATAAACACATACATCCCcgtgtttttaaattttgagcACAAACGTCCTTGTTGGTGTGTGTTCTCTAGATTTGAAAATACAAGGTACTTTTGATAGTCACGACAGATTTTCAACAATCTCATGATTTCATAAGAGTGGTGTATACAAATTAACCcccaaaaaattttctttatttgatttaatttgctaagTTATTTAACTCCACTCTTCTAACATAAGCACTTCAAACAAAATTTCCATGCAACTTTGACGTCACGTTATTCGAATTCTGGATCGATATCTAGTCAAGGGAAAAATGGAATTATTACTCACATGACCATGGTCCCCAAGGTTTACAACAAAAGCCCCTGCAACGGGCTGAACCGTGATCCAAGTATCGCCACCATCCCGGGTCGCCTGCAGACCTCCGACCTGGTCCTGGAGCAGCAAAGTGATCGTACCCGGATCCGTGTGTCGTTTCAGCCCGAGTGTGAGGTCCGGTTGAGGGCATTTCGGGTAGAAGTTCACCACCACCTTTCGATCCATCTCAACACAGGCTTTAGTTAATGCCTCCTTGTCAAGTCCCATGGCCTCAGATAAAACCTCCAACAACTTGCAAGCAAGATTCATCAGCTGCTCGCTGTAGGCCTCCGTCACGGACAGCCATCCCTCGGGCTTGTCGGGCCATCTCGAGTAGTCTCGGGCCTTGATCGGGTACGAGAAATATGTCACAATTTCTCTCCAGTCTTGCACAGTTTCATCCTTCAAACAgagaaaaaaaacttatttatcATTGaggttttagattttttttaattttatcataagaaaataactattaattttattaaaactaATATAGACTCGAATttcattatgaattttttttttacttttttttttcaaatcattatgaacttttcagataaaaatttaaatttaatttgaaaatgctATATATAATACATTAGACCATCTAGTTAGTCGTTTTATTAATTTGTGGCAACCGCCATGGGTACTTTTGAGTTTGCACGTTGTCTTTTTATTTAGGGGGAAAAACGtaatatgtttatatttatgaattattaaaaattacaaatatgttatgcatgcaaaaatcataatgaatttgattacgttttttttttaattgcaatCTTTTCCCCCGTGACATATCACGTTAAAACATTTCtaataaatgaaaattgtgGTCAAAAAGCTTGAAAATAATTAGCATGGTCTTGCAAATTAATCAAAACCACTAGCAATATATAAGAAGGAAATAAGGGGAaaaaagataattaattttaaccatattttcttaaaatgtgattttttgC
The DNA window shown above is from Primulina huaijiensis isolate GDHJ02 chromosome 12, ASM1229523v2, whole genome shotgun sequence and carries:
- the LOC140989596 gene encoding naringenin,2-oxoglutarate 3-dioxygenase-like isoform X1, translated to MGKTITEQAQEESLHPKFIRDEEERPKVAYNDFSVDIPVISLVGIDESGDRREEVCRNIVAACEDWGIFQIDHGIDVKLITEMTRLAREFFDLSPEEKLRYDMNGGKKGGFIVSSHLQDETVQDWREIVTYFSYPIKARDYSRWPDKPEGWLSVTEAYSEQLMNLACKLLEVLSEAMGLDKEALTKACVEMDRKVVVNFYPKCPQPDLTLGLKRHTDPGTITLLLQDQVGGLQATRDGGDTWITVQPVAGAFVVNLGDHGHYLSNGRFKNADHQAVVNSNFSRLSIATFQNTAPDATVYPLKIRDGDKPILYEAITFSEMYKRKMGSDLERAKVKKLAKDIQKTQELAEDEVKNNTRLHVNIKTPKGIEEIPA
- the LOC140989596 gene encoding naringenin,2-oxoglutarate 3-dioxygenase-like isoform X2, with the protein product MGKTITEQAQEESLHPKFIRDEEERPKVAYNDFSVDIPVISLVGIDESGDRREEVCRNIVAACEDWGIFQIDHGIDVKLITEMTRLAREFFDLSPEEKLRYDMNGGKKGGFIVSSHLQDETVQDWREIVTYFSYPIKARDYSRWPDKPEGWLSVTEAYSEQLMNLACKLLEVLSEAMGLDKEALTKACVEMDRKVVVNFYPKCPQPDLTLGLKRHTDPGTITLLLQDQVGGLQATRDGGDTWITVQPVAGAFVVNLGDHGHQYLSNGRFKNADHQAVVNSNFSRLSIATFQNTAPDATVYPLKIRDGDKPILYEAITFSEMYKRKMGSDLERAKVKKLAKDIQKTQELAEDEVKNNTRLHVNIKTPKGIEEIPA